Proteins co-encoded in one uncultured Draconibacterium sp. genomic window:
- a CDS encoding inositol monophosphatase family protein gives MLLTTEDLLSLSHLAIDAAQKAGSLISEYSTKDVTVNNKEAADSLASQVVTEVDVKAQNAILKILSPSIAKYDLALLTEESTDDKNRFQKDYFWCIDPMDGTLAFTEKTPGFAVSIALVSKSGEPVIGVVFDPTTQQLYHAIKNQGAFKNHRKWQPDLELNGKETFTLHIDRTFLKYEHFDEFISAFKKNLQELKINELQLQKQAGAVLNAIWSLDQAPGCYFKLPKPTPGGGSIWDFAATACIFNEIGAPASSFDGTALDLNRSDSSFMNHRGVLYAGNAEIADTIRSVLKKKL, from the coding sequence ATGCTTTTAACCACTGAAGATTTACTTTCGCTCTCCCATCTTGCCATTGATGCTGCTCAAAAGGCAGGTTCTCTAATCAGCGAATATTCCACAAAAGATGTAACTGTAAACAATAAAGAGGCAGCCGACAGTCTGGCCTCGCAAGTGGTTACCGAAGTGGATGTAAAAGCACAAAACGCGATACTCAAGATTCTTTCGCCCTCAATTGCTAAATACGATCTGGCCTTACTCACCGAAGAAAGCACCGACGATAAAAATCGTTTTCAGAAAGACTATTTTTGGTGTATCGACCCAATGGACGGCACATTGGCATTTACAGAAAAAACACCCGGTTTTGCAGTTTCCATTGCGCTGGTTTCAAAATCAGGAGAACCGGTTATTGGCGTGGTTTTCGATCCTACAACGCAACAGCTGTATCATGCAATAAAAAATCAGGGGGCTTTTAAAAACCACAGAAAATGGCAACCTGATCTGGAGTTGAACGGAAAAGAAACTTTCACACTCCACATAGATCGTACTTTTCTGAAATACGAACATTTCGATGAATTTATTTCCGCATTTAAGAAGAATTTGCAGGAATTAAAAATCAACGAACTGCAACTACAAAAACAGGCAGGTGCAGTGTTAAACGCAATCTGGTCACTCGACCAGGCACCGGGTTGCTATTTCAAACTTCCGAAACCAACACCCGGAGGAGGAAGCATTTGGGATTTTGCAGCAACAGCATGTATTTTTAACGAAATCGGTGCACCGGCAAGTAGTTTTGATGGTACAGCCCTTGACTTAAACCGAAGTGATTCGTCCTTTATGAATCATCGCGGCGTTTTATATGCCGGTAATGCAGAGATTGCAGATACCATTCGGTCTGTGCTGAAAAAGAAATTGTAA
- a CDS encoding oxidoreductase family protein, with protein sequence MNQHFQDIILQSTGAESLYEIEVIQSLWSGYGEIVRFGLEGCEPESVVVKHVNLPEGGSHPRGWNTDLSHQRKLKSYKVETEWYRSFNSHCDDNCKTPQCFALETKGSEVLMVFEDLDSSGFAERLSSVVNWDNINACLHWLANFHATFMGTKPEGLWETGTYWHLETRPEELEAMDDLPLKNAALAIDEKLKASPFQTLVHGDAKLANFCFSADGKNVAAVDFQYVGGGCGMKDLAYFIGSCMSESDCEKYEEKLLEIYFTHLREALQKKNSNIDSDALEADWRKLYHVAWADFHRFLKGWHPGHWKINSYSERVSREVIENISA encoded by the coding sequence ATGAATCAACATTTTCAAGATATCATTTTACAATCTACCGGAGCTGAAAGCCTCTACGAAATTGAAGTTATTCAAAGCCTGTGGAGTGGTTATGGCGAGATAGTTCGGTTTGGACTTGAAGGTTGTGAACCTGAAAGTGTTGTAGTAAAACATGTAAACCTGCCGGAAGGCGGATCGCATCCGCGAGGTTGGAACACCGATCTATCCCACCAGCGAAAACTCAAATCATACAAAGTTGAAACGGAGTGGTACAGATCGTTTAACTCGCATTGCGACGATAACTGTAAAACACCACAGTGTTTTGCGCTTGAAACAAAGGGCAGCGAAGTTTTAATGGTTTTTGAAGACCTCGACAGCTCCGGTTTTGCGGAACGTTTAAGTTCGGTGGTTAACTGGGACAATATAAATGCCTGTTTGCATTGGCTGGCTAACTTTCATGCAACTTTTATGGGGACAAAGCCAGAAGGTCTGTGGGAAACCGGCACCTACTGGCACCTTGAAACCCGCCCTGAGGAATTGGAAGCAATGGATGACCTTCCGCTAAAGAATGCAGCCTTAGCCATTGATGAGAAACTAAAAGCCAGTCCTTTTCAAACGCTGGTACACGGCGATGCCAAACTGGCCAACTTCTGTTTTTCTGCCGATGGCAAAAATGTAGCGGCAGTAGATTTCCAATATGTTGGTGGCGGATGTGGGATGAAAGACCTGGCTTATTTTATTGGCAGTTGCATGAGCGAAAGCGACTGCGAGAAATACGAAGAGAAACTGCTCGAAATATATTTCACACATCTGCGTGAAGCACTGCAAAAGAAAAATTCCAACATTGACAGCGATGCACTTGAAGCCGACTGGCGTAAATTATATCACGTTGCCTGGGCCGATTTTCATCGCTTTTTGAAAGGCTGGCACCCCGGTCACTGGAAAATTAACTCTTACAGCGAACGTGTTTCGCGCGAAGTAATTGAAAATATCTCTGCGTAA
- a CDS encoding transposase: MPDKFRNKYRISSARLQNWDYGLNAAYFVTICTQGREHYFGDVVNGEMQLSAIGKIAQTEWLKTFDLRPDMNLTMGEYIIMPNHFHAIIIIGKNQYNIDGHVETQCIASLPPPTPPTPPTPANQFGPQRKNLASIIRGFKIGVTTRARKINPEFAWQPRYHDHIIRNNESFERICNYIISNPENWDADRNKTD; the protein is encoded by the coding sequence ATGCCCGATAAATTCAGAAATAAATACCGCATATCGTCGGCCCGTTTGCAAAATTGGGATTATGGCCTTAATGCAGCCTATTTTGTTACCATTTGTACGCAGGGTAGGGAACATTATTTTGGCGATGTTGTGAATGGCGAAATGCAATTATCGGCAATTGGTAAAATTGCCCAAACCGAATGGTTAAAAACATTTGATTTGCGCCCCGATATGAATTTAACCATGGGGGAATATATTATTATGCCCAATCATTTTCATGCCATAATTATAATTGGTAAAAACCAATATAATATTGATGGCCACGTAGAGACGCAATGCATTGCGTCTCTACCACCACCAACGCCACCAACGCCGCCAACGCCGGCCAACCAATTTGGTCCGCAACGTAAAAATCTGGCATCAATAATACGTGGTTTCAAAATTGGGGTAACAACACGTGCCCGTAAAATTAATCCCGAATTTGCCTGGCAACCGCGGTATCACGATCACATTATCCGAAACAACGAATCGTTTGAACGTATTTGTAATTATATCATTTCAAATCCCGAGAATTGGGATGCAGATCGCAATAAAACAGATTAA
- a CDS encoding monomeric [FeFe] hydrogenase — translation MGYTSNTLIIRRDLLKQMVRLFADGRLVEEIDRIPIQMAPKRREAQHRCCIHKERAVIKYKLFPLLGYTVDDEKDELTPLSVYAKNAQNRTQVKKEIMTVVDEACTSCVKAQYVVSNLCRGCVARPCMMNCPKDAISMVNGQAQINTEKCINCGICQKQCQYHAIIHVPIPCEAACPVGAISKDDYGVERIDDDKCIYCGKCMVACPFGSIFEVSQLIDILMCIRKEEHTTAIFAPAIHGQFNLSTGQIESLLKEIGFNDVVEVADGARKTVEHESAEFLERLDEGAPFMTTSCCPSYVETVEKHVKGLKPFVSDTPSPMMYAADMAREKNPGTKVVFIGPCIGKRKEARRNEKVDHVMSFEELNALIVGLDIDLGTLPDNESRNNEKTLDRGFALSGGVTAAVKAERPEANIKELVINGVDKKAVGMMKAYARGKAPANFIEVMVCEGGCINGPASLGEMAGNRKLFNTNLK, via the coding sequence ATGGGATACACAAGTAACACACTGATTATCAGAAGAGATTTGTTAAAACAGATGGTCAGGCTCTTTGCCGATGGAAGACTGGTTGAAGAAATCGACCGCATTCCAATTCAAATGGCACCAAAACGACGCGAAGCACAGCACCGTTGTTGTATTCACAAAGAACGGGCAGTAATAAAATATAAACTATTTCCGCTTCTCGGATACACTGTTGACGACGAAAAAGATGAATTAACTCCACTTAGTGTTTACGCTAAAAATGCCCAAAACCGTACCCAGGTAAAAAAGGAAATAATGACTGTGGTTGACGAAGCCTGTACAAGTTGTGTAAAAGCGCAGTACGTGGTAAGTAACCTATGCCGTGGCTGTGTGGCTCGTCCGTGCATGATGAACTGTCCGAAAGATGCTATTAGCATGGTAAACGGGCAGGCACAAATTAATACAGAGAAATGTATCAACTGTGGAATTTGCCAGAAACAGTGTCAGTACCATGCCATTATACATGTACCTATTCCCTGCGAAGCAGCATGTCCGGTGGGAGCCATTTCAAAAGATGACTATGGTGTTGAACGAATCGACGACGACAAATGTATCTACTGTGGAAAATGTATGGTGGCTTGTCCGTTTGGCAGTATATTCGAGGTTAGCCAGCTGATTGATATCCTAATGTGTATCCGCAAAGAAGAGCATACAACTGCCATTTTTGCACCGGCAATTCACGGGCAGTTTAACCTGTCAACCGGCCAGATTGAAAGTCTTCTAAAAGAAATTGGTTTTAATGATGTTGTGGAAGTTGCCGACGGTGCCCGTAAAACAGTGGAGCACGAATCGGCTGAATTTCTTGAGCGCCTTGACGAAGGTGCACCGTTTATGACCACCAGCTGTTGCCCAAGTTACGTTGAAACCGTTGAGAAGCACGTAAAAGGATTAAAACCATTTGTTAGTGATACGCCATCGCCTATGATGTATGCAGCCGATATGGCACGCGAAAAAAATCCGGGAACAAAGGTAGTTTTCATCGGTCCTTGTATCGGGAAACGTAAAGAAGCCCGTCGCAACGAAAAGGTTGATCATGTTATGTCGTTTGAAGAATTGAATGCGCTAATAGTTGGGCTCGATATTGATTTGGGAACATTACCGGATAACGAAAGCCGTAACAATGAAAAAACGCTCGATCGTGGATTTGCGCTTTCAGGAGGTGTTACAGCTGCGGTAAAAGCTGAACGCCCCGAGGCCAACATTAAGGAGCTGGTGATAAATGGTGTTGACAAAAAAGCTGTTGGGATGATGAAAGCTTACGCCCGCGGAAAAGCACCAGCCAACTTTATTGAAGTAATGGTTTGCGAGGGAGGTTGTATTAACGGCCCTGCATCGCTGGGAGAAATGGCAGGCAACCGCAAACTTTTCAATACCAACCTAAAATAA